One Mytilus trossulus isolate FHL-02 chromosome 5, PNRI_Mtr1.1.1.hap1, whole genome shotgun sequence DNA segment encodes these proteins:
- the LOC134718341 gene encoding serine/threonine-protein phosphatase 6 regulatory ankyrin repeat subunit B-like, which yields MKDIMASWDRKLLTAAAEGNIKEVELCVKNRANLECRDGVGMTPLIWAAARGRLEVVTYLVTHGSQLDATDLRGWTPLMLAAVNGHLEVVTYLVTHGSQLDATSKDGETALHLAARNGQIDVTKCLIDQGCSPWVKTLEVTFRFILIR from the exons ATGAAG gaTATAATGGCAAGTTGGGATAGG AAACTTCTTACAGCTGCAGCGGAGGGGAATATAAAAGAGGTAGAATTATGTGTAAAGAACAGAGCTAACTTGGAATGTAGAGATGGT gTAGGAATGACACCATTAATATGGGCGGCTGCGAGAGGACGCCTGGAGGTGGTGACTTACCTGGTCACTCACGGCAGTCAGTTAGACGCTACAGACCTg aGAGGATGGACACCATTAATGTTGGCGGCTGTGAACGGACACCTGGAGGTGGTGACTTACCTAGTCACTCATGGCAGTCAGTTAGACGCTACATCCAAg gATGGAGAAACAGCTTTACATCTTGCTGCTAGGAATGGACAGATTgatgttacaaaatgtttaatagaCCAAGGATGCAGTCCTTGGGTGAAAACATTGGAGGTAACATTCCGTTTTATTCTTAttagatag